The DNA region TGCCTTCAGGGTCATGCACGCTGAAGCTGCCGTTCTTCAGCGGGTCGGCGATCTCGACCGAGTGCGCCTTGAGGTATTGTTCGAGCGCACGCGCATCGAGCGTCATAAAGCCGACTGCTGCCTGACGCGCTCTGGGAGCGGGCGAGGGGAGCGGCGTGGTCTCGATCCATTGCAGATCATTGACGGGATAGCGCGTGAAGCTGCCGTCGTTGTTTGCGGTGTAACCGAGCGTCTTGCCGTAGAAGTTCGCGGTCGCCGCGGCGTCGCTGGAGTAGACGCGGACGAAGGCGATGCCGGTGATCGCGGGCCGCTGCTGCGCCCATGTGAACGAGACCGCACCGGAGAGAAGCATGAGCGCAAGGAGTTTTCTCATTGCGCGTCACTTTAATGGTCGCCCGGAGCAGGAGTCAATCGCGGCCGGTTCGAGCCTCGCTCGAATGAACCCACATCTGGCGATGAGACTGCCAGATATGGGGTACCCGGCACAATGGAATTGATAAACCCGCAACTTCTATGCACAGAAGGCATCTGTAGACGCATGAGCCAACCAGTTCTTACTGCGGAAGAGGTCCTGCGCTGGAACGAGTCGACCAGCGCCTCGTGGCGTAAGTTTTTTACAGAGCATTCTGAGCTGCTTGCGGCGTCGTGCGATATTGCGCAGACATCGACGGTGGCGCAGCTTTTGCAACACATCGTTGCCGCCGAGCTGCGGTACGCGGAGCGTCTTACGGGACTTCCGCAAACGGAGTACGAGCAGGTGCCCTACGATTCGGTCGACGCGATCTATGCGACGCATGACCGTGCGGTCGTGCTCTTTCGCCAGGCGCTTGGCGCAGGGCTCAACTGGGACGAGGTGATTGAGTTCAAGACGCGCAGCCGGGGTCTTTTTAAGGCGTCGATGAAGACGATCCTGTTTCATGCGCTGCTGCACAGCCAGCGTCATTATGCGCAGCTCGGAACGTTGGTCCGGAAGCACGGACATGCGATCGAGGGTCCGGGCGACTACCTGTTTATGGGGATGGTCTGGAAGTGATGTGAACTCATCATCTTACAAGGCAAAAAATGCAGGTCCTTCGACTGCGCCCTTCGGGCTTCGCTCAGGATGACAGAGCATAGCGGGAGTGCTGCATTTTCGCTTGTCATACTTCTTTGTTGTGTGCGGTCCTACGGCTCCAGTGCACGCCAGCCGATGTCGCGGCGGTACTGCATGCCCTCGAAGGAGATCTCTTTCATGCGTGCGTAGGTCTTGTCGAGCGCGTCTTTGAGGTCGGGCGCGGCAGCGGTGACGGCGAGGACGCGGCCTCCTGCGGTGACGAGGTTGCCGTCCTTGATGGCGGTTCCGGCGTGGAAGACGACGACTTGTTCATCCCACCCTTCACCTCGTGAAGGATGGGGTGCCCTGTCATTCTCGCTGTCCTCTTCTGTTGTATCGAGCCCATGGATGATCTTGCCGGAGGCGTACTTGCCGGGGTAGCCTCCGCTGGCGGCGATGACTGTGGCCGAGGCGCCGGGCTTCATGCGAATGGTGAGTGAGTCGGCGGTCTGGTCGATGGAGGCGTTGAAGAGGTCGAGGATGTCGGTCTCGAGGCGGAGCATGATGGCCTCTGTCTCAGGGTCGCCCCAGCGGGTGTTGAACTCGAGCACCATGGGGCCGCGCGGCGTCATCATGAGGCCGATGAAGAGGATGCCCTTGAAGGGATTACCCTCTGAGGCCATGTTGTCGACGGTCTTCTGCGCGATGTTGTGCATGATCCACTGACGCATGGCCGGGGTGACGAGGCCGTCGGTGGAGTAGGCACCCATGCCGCCGGTGTTTGGGCCGGTGTCGCCTTCTCCGACGCGCTTGTGGTCCTGCGCGGCGGCGATTGGCACGGCGCGCTTGCCATCGCAGAGGGCGAAGAAGCTGACCTCTTCGCCGGTGAGGAACTCTTCGAGGACGACCTCGGTCTCGGCCGTTCCGAGCAGAGTGCCCGAGAACATCTCTGCGGCGGTGCGCTCGGCGTCGAGGCGGGTGTTGCAGATGACGACGCCTTTTCCGGCGGCGAGACCTGAAGCTTTGACCACGACGGGCAGGGTGAAGCTGAGGAGCTGCTCGCGCACCTCGTCGAGCGTGGTGCAGAGAGAGTGCGCGGCGGTCGGGATGTTGTGACGCTGCATGAAGGCTTTCGCGAAGGCCTTCGAGGATTCAAGCTGCGCGGCGGCCTTTGTGGGGCCGAAGACGCGGAGCTTGAGTTTCTGGAGCTCGTCGACGAGGCCGAGCGCGAGAGGCACCTCGGGGCCGACGACGGTGAGCGCGGGCTGCTCCACCGCTACGAGGTTGGCCATCGCTTCCATGCTGTTGACGTCGACCGGGACGCACTTTGCGATGGCGGCGATGCCGCCGTTGCCGGGTGCGGCGACGATCTCGGTGACCTGTTCGGATTTGCGCAAAGCCCAGATGAGGGCGTGCTCGCGGCCGCCTCCGCCGATGACCAGAACCTTCATGTGTCGTGCTCCATCTCCCCCCTAGGCATTTTTTGCAAAATCTTCATTGCAAAAGACTTACGGCTGTACTGACATCGTAAAATCTTCCAAACAAAGGGGTTAAGTGTCAAAATCTTGATATGAAACGGGTTAGCTCGGGTTTGAAGAAGTGCCCCCGTTTGCTTTTTGGTGCCATTTCCAGATTAACAAAGTGAGAGGGGTAAATCGGCGCTTTTGTAAAGATTGTTTTTTGGATGTAAGTGATTGTGGGAGTGGTGGTTATGGTAGGGCTGTGGATTTGGAGGGGGTTGACAGCGATGTTCTTCGCTTCTGGATACCCCAGGGGCTGAAGCGCTTTTGTCTGCCGAATGGGTTTTTAGAGACCCAAGGCTAAAGCCTTGGGGTACCCAGAAGCGAGAGCCGTTTCGCTTCACTCGAATCTCCCACATCTGGCGATGAAGCTGCCAGATATGGGGCACCCGATTGGTTGTTGCGGTTGTATGGGCGATGCTGGTTAGCGGCCGTGGGGGTGTTCGCCGCCGCCCTGGTGTTCTCCTCCACTGCTGCGGGGAGGAGGCTGCATGCGCTGTTCCGGCTGGCGGAACTGCGGCTGCGGCCTGGGTTGCTGCTGGGGAACAGGTCTAGGTTGCTGTTGTGGTTGCGGACGGTACTGCTGCTGCGGAGCGGGGCGGTACTGTGGCTGCGGCTGTGGCTGCGGCACGGCCTGCGATTCCGGCCGAGCCTGTTGCTGTGGGGCAGGCCGCACCTGCTGTTCGGGAGACGGACGATACTGCTGCTGCGGTTGTGGACGCGGGTTGGGCTGGGCAGGCCGCACATCCGGGCGGACGTTGGGCTGCTCGGGCCTTACCTCGGGGCGCACCTGCTGCGGTGGCGTGGGGCGAACCTGCGGTTGCTGCGGCTGGCCTGGTTGCACGGGCTGTCCGGGGCGGATCTCCGGACGTGACGGCTGGACCTGCGGCTGGTTGGGGTGGGCCTGGTTTTCTCCTGGCCGGGGCTGCTGGACGCCGGGTTGCACCTGCGGCTGGTTGGGGCGGACGTAGCCTTGTCCGGGCCGCACGCCTGGATTGGGCTGGCCGGAGTTAGGCTGCCCGGGGCGGTACTGTCCCGGGCTGGGGGGCATCGGGCGGGCGATGGGGCGCTGCACACCTGCGTCGGCCTGGATCGGGCGTGGGGCCGCGACCATGGCGGGGCGTCCGCGGTTGGTGTTGTAGAACTGGGCGCGGTTCTGCTGGGCCTGCTGGCGAACCTGAAGCTGCGTGTTCATGGCCGGGAGGCGCGGCTCACGGCGGGCGGCGATCTCGGCAGGACGCGGCTGCGCCTGGATGCCGCGCGGGCCTCCGTTGTAGGAGATGCGGGTGTTGTTGTAGTTGTTCACAACCACCGTGCGGTTGTAGACGTTGGTGATGCGCACGTTATTGATGCGGGTGACGGAGCGGTTGTAGTAGAAGTTGTTGCCGCGCCAGTATCCGCCGTAGAAGCCGAAGCCGGTATAGCCGAAGCCGTAGGGAATGCCGCCGTAGAAGCCGATGTAACGGCCCCAGTATCCGCGATGGAAGCGATAGCGTCCGCCGTAGAAGGCCCAGTATCCAGGTGTCCAGAGGGCACCGGGCCAGGGGGCTGCGACCCAGACGCCGGGAACCCAATAGTAGCCGATGGGCGCGTAGGCCCAGTAGCCGGGCGTCCACATGTAGTTCGGCTCGGGGGCGGGGGGCTGGTCGTAGGTGGGAAGCTGCGGGGGAGGCTGGTCGGCCTCGAGCTCGTCGTAGGCGGCGTTGTCCTGCGGGCTTACCTGGTCGTCGGCGTAGCCCGGCTGATCTGCGGGCTGCTGCGCCTGATCAGGCTGCTGCTGGTTCTGGTCGGGAGCGCCGGCCTGCTGTCCGGTCTGGGAGTACTCCTGCGCGCGCTGGACGCTCTCGTTCTGAGCGGTGGTGCCGGGCTGCTGCCGGACGATCGGGGCCGGCTGCTGCTGCGTCTGGCCGGGATAGGGCTGCGTGGCCGCCTGCGAGGTGTCTCCCGTGGTGGGTGCCATGTTGGCGTCGGCGGGGTCGGGGCTGTTGTTGCCGGTCTGCTGCGCGGCCTGAGCGTGCGCATGGCAGCCGACGACCAGATAGCCTCCGGCGAAGGTCGCTGCGAAGAGCAGAAGGATGGGGAGAGCCCGGGATGTGTGTTTTTGCGCGTTCATGGTGCCAATGCTCCTCGTTCTGTAGAGTTGAACACCACTACGGCTTATGAGATGCGGGAATTCTTTTGTGTGGCTGTAGCATCCTTTTTCAGCGGTTTGCATCCAGCTTTGCTGGTATGTCCCACTCATGCGAAACGGCATACCCCAGGGGTTGAAGCCCCCTTTCTTCATCGTCCATGAGAAGACCAAGGCTAAAGCCCTGGTGTACCCAGAGGCGGTTCGCGCTTTGCGCGAATGATCCCACATCTGGCGATGAGGCTGCCAGATATGGGGGCACCGCATTTGTGGCGGTGCGAAATGTGGTCGTAGAATGGATGGCGATGGCGGCACGATGCCCAATTCTCAAGCGCTATCGTCACGGCCGTCCCGACCGCGGACGCTGAGCTGCTGCTCTTTTCATCTCTCGCACAACGTCATAGAGTTTTCTTTTCCGGCCCCTGAGCTATTGGAAGGCCTTGGGCCTTTCCAGATCGCGCCTTCGAAGCGCACCCATGGAGAATACGATGCCGACCTCACAGAACAATCCCGATTCCTTTAAGAGCAAGGCGACCCTGAAGTCGGGGTCGAAGAGCTACAACATCTTCCGGCTGGATGCGCTGAAGTCGAGCGGCGTGAACCTCTCGCGTCTGCCGTTCTCTCTGCGCATCCTGCTGGAGAACCTGCTGCGCCATGAGGACGGCGCGAGCGTGACCCCGGACGACATCAAGTTCCTCGCCAACTGGGACCCGAAGGCCGAGCCCTCGCGCGAGATCGCGTACATGCCGGCGCGCGTGCTGATGCAGGATTTCACGGGCGTTCCCGCAGTGGTTGACCTGGCGGCGATGCGCGATGCGATGAAGACGCTGGGCGGCAACCCGGAACTGATCAATCCATTGCAGCCGGCCGAGCTGGTGATCGACCACTCGGTGCAGGTGGACGAGTTCGGCTCGCCGCGCGCGTACGACCTGAACTCGGCGCTGGAGTTTCAGCGCAACCGCGAGCGCTATGCGTTCTTGAAGTGGGGACAGACGGCGTTCCGCAACTTCTCGGCGGTGCCTCCGGGGATGGGAATCTGTCACCAGGTGAATCTGGAGTATCTGGCTCGCGTGGTGTTCACGACCGATGACGGTCTTGCGTACCCGGACACGCTGGTGGGCACGGACTCGCACACGACGATGATCAACGGGCTGGGCGTGCTGGGATGGGGCGTGGGAGGCATCGAGGCAGAGGCTGCGATGCTGGGACAGCCGGTGTCGATGCTGGTGCCGCAGGTGGTGGGCTTCAAGCTGACGGGCAAGCTGAAGGAAGGCACGACGGCGACCGACCTTGTACTCACCGTCACGCAGATGCTGCGCAAGCTGGGCGTGGTGGGCAAGTTTGTCGAGTTCTACGGGCCGGGTGTGAGCGAGCTTCCGCTGGCCGACCGCGCGACGATTGCGAACATGGCTCCGGAGTACGGCGCGACGTGCGGCATCTTCCCGGTGGACAAGGAGACGCTGAGCTATTTACGGCTGACAGGTCGTTCGGAAGAACAGATTGCGCTGGTGGAGGCGTACTACAAGGAACAGGGCATGTTCCACACGGCGGATGCGGCTGAGGCGGAGTACTCGGCGACGATTGCGCTGGACCTGAGCACGGTGCAGCCGAGTGTGGCCGGGCCGAAGAGGCCGCAGGACAAGGTGCTGCTGTCGGATGCGGCGTCGAGCTTCAAGCAGCAGTTGCCTTCGCTGCTGGGGCCGAACGCGAACGGCAACACGGTGCGGCAGATGGTGCGCTGGGAGGGTGAGGGCGGGCACGCCTCGCTGAACGGCGACCTGAACAGCGCAGTGGGCGCGCCGTCGCCGGTGGTAGTCTCGCCGGGAGTTCCGGTGGCTGCGCTGGAGTCGGACAGCGGAAGAATTCCTGTACTGGACGCACCGGCCGTCTCGATCAAGAGCCGCTTCGGGGTTGACCCGGAGCCGTATCTGAACCATGGCTCGATTGTGATTGCGGCGATCACGAGCTGCACGAACACGTCGAACCCGTATGTGATGATCGCTGCCGGGTTGCTGGCGAAGAAGGCCGTGGAGAAGGGGCTGAAGACTCCGCCGTGGGTGAAGACATCGCTGGCGCCGGGGTCGCGCGTGGTGACGGACTACTACCAGAAGGCCGGGCTGACGCCGTATATGGACGCGCTGCGTTTTCAGACGGTGGGCTATGGCTGCACGACGTGCATCGGCAACTCGGGCCCGCTGCCGACGGATGTTTCGAAGGCGATCGAGGACCATGGACTGGTTGCGGTGTCGGTGCTCTCGGGAAATCGTAACTTTGAAGGGCGCATCTCGCCGGAGGTAAGGGCGAACTACCTGATGTCGCCTCCACTGGTGGTGGCGTATGCTCTGGCCGGGCACATCGAGCACAACTTCGACACGGACCCGCTGGGCAAGGACAAGGACGGCAAGCCAGTGTTCCTGCGCGACATCTGGCCGACGCAGACCGAGGTCGCGGAGACGGTGGCGAGGTCGATCGACTCGGGGATGTTCCACAAGGAGTACTCGACGGTCACGGACGGCGACCAGAACTGGCAGAACCTGAAGTTCCCCGAGGGCAAGACGTATGGATGGGAGGCGGATTCGACGTACATCCGCAAGGCTCCATACTTCGACGGCATGAAGGCCGAGCCTGCGCCGGTGGAGGACATCAGCGGAGCGCGGGTGCTGGCGGTGCTGGGCGACTCGGTGACGACGGACCACATCTCGCCGGCGGGGTCGATCAAGCTGAATGGGCCAGCGGGCAAGTACCTGACCGACCACGGGGTGAAGCCCGCGGACTTCAACTCCTATGGAAGCCGTCGCGGCAACCACGAGGTGATGGTGCGCGGAACGTTCGCGAATGTGCGGCTGCGCAACAAGCTGGCTCCCGGGACGGAGGGCGGCGTGACGCGCCTGCTGCCTGAGGGAACGGACATGTCGATCTACGATGCGTCGGTGGAGTATGCGCGGCGGGGCACTCCGCTGGCGATCCTGGCGGGCAAGGAGTACGGGTCGGGTTCGTCGCGCGACT from Acidobacteriota bacterium includes:
- a CDS encoding DinB family protein, whose protein sequence is MSQPVLTAEEVLRWNESTSASWRKFFTEHSELLAASCDIAQTSTVAQLLQHIVAAELRYAERLTGLPQTEYEQVPYDSVDAIYATHDRAVVLFRQALGAGLNWDEVIEFKTRSRGLFKASMKTILFHALLHSQRHYAQLGTLVRKHGHAIEGPGDYLFMGMVWK
- the purD gene encoding phosphoribosylamine--glycine ligase, which codes for MKVLVIGGGGREHALIWALRKSEQVTEIVAAPGNGGIAAIAKCVPVDVNSMEAMANLVAVEQPALTVVGPEVPLALGLVDELQKLKLRVFGPTKAAAQLESSKAFAKAFMQRHNIPTAAHSLCTTLDEVREQLLSFTLPVVVKASGLAAGKGVVICNTRLDAERTAAEMFSGTLLGTAETEVVLEEFLTGEEVSFFALCDGKRAVPIAAAQDHKRVGEGDTGPNTGGMGAYSTDGLVTPAMRQWIMHNIAQKTVDNMASEGNPFKGILFIGLMMTPRGPMVLEFNTRWGDPETEAIMLRLETDILDLFNASIDQTADSLTIRMKPGASATVIAASGGYPGKYASGKIIHGLDTTEEDSENDRAPHPSRGEGWDEQVVVFHAGTAIKDGNLVTAGGRVLAVTAAAPDLKDALDKTYARMKEISFEGMQYRRDIGWRALEP
- a CDS encoding aconitate hydratase gives rise to the protein MPTSQNNPDSFKSKATLKSGSKSYNIFRLDALKSSGVNLSRLPFSLRILLENLLRHEDGASVTPDDIKFLANWDPKAEPSREIAYMPARVLMQDFTGVPAVVDLAAMRDAMKTLGGNPELINPLQPAELVIDHSVQVDEFGSPRAYDLNSALEFQRNRERYAFLKWGQTAFRNFSAVPPGMGICHQVNLEYLARVVFTTDDGLAYPDTLVGTDSHTTMINGLGVLGWGVGGIEAEAAMLGQPVSMLVPQVVGFKLTGKLKEGTTATDLVLTVTQMLRKLGVVGKFVEFYGPGVSELPLADRATIANMAPEYGATCGIFPVDKETLSYLRLTGRSEEQIALVEAYYKEQGMFHTADAAEAEYSATIALDLSTVQPSVAGPKRPQDKVLLSDAASSFKQQLPSLLGPNANGNTVRQMVRWEGEGGHASLNGDLNSAVGAPSPVVVSPGVPVAALESDSGRIPVLDAPAVSIKSRFGVDPEPYLNHGSIVIAAITSCTNTSNPYVMIAAGLLAKKAVEKGLKTPPWVKTSLAPGSRVVTDYYQKAGLTPYMDALRFQTVGYGCTTCIGNSGPLPTDVSKAIEDHGLVAVSVLSGNRNFEGRISPEVRANYLMSPPLVVAYALAGHIEHNFDTDPLGKDKDGKPVFLRDIWPTQTEVAETVARSIDSGMFHKEYSTVTDGDQNWQNLKFPEGKTYGWEADSTYIRKAPYFDGMKAEPAPVEDISGARVLAVLGDSVTTDHISPAGSIKLNGPAGKYLTDHGVKPADFNSYGSRRGNHEVMVRGTFANVRLRNKLAPGTEGGVTRLLPEGTDMSIYDASVEYARRGTPLAILAGKEYGSGSSRDWAAKGPRLLGIRFVVAESYERIHRSNLVGMGILPLQFVDGQNAESLGLTGEEVFRVGEAGELKAMLDAKFANGRTISVFAESDGGKTREFSATVRIDTPQEILYYQNGGILEYVLRRLAAKG